From the genome of Gemmatimonas phototrophica, one region includes:
- a CDS encoding UPF0182 family protein → MGARAWLLIGAAIAAVLLLVGRTATALVVDHAWFASIGAPALFWEQVVDTLLLQGGAWVAGSLFAFANLHAVRQTIHAVAIPSRVANIELTAMVPGKRLLSVTIVLALLVGAVLAVPLTNWETLALVRHGLPFGEIEGIFDRDLGHYVYWLPFEETLYVWSLVNVVSLTAMVLVLYALTRSLRLEGRRLAASNHVRRHLSVLGALVLLLLAWSYRLDGFDLLLQGSGPDGLFLRVDHRVTLRMDAVLSYGSAIAALIILRTGWAGHLRAAFVTLTIVLVAAVGLRHVVPAVLARGDLLGDPARRDGDYVAARALYSRRAFDVDAIRLVAADTGVAAPVPTRTATLPQRTSLWDALTLAQGLGEAASGAPRPGVAQGSTAAPSLVDAAAPGWAMINGRLSALRVLRPLSDVEPWKLSVVDATHPVVRDSTVAPWGTADEDARGPWPLVGPGVQGARLLDAADAPEVQGAMLDTPQARLAHAWAMRDLALLKADSVSGAPLLVTHRDVRERIRRLAPVFVQGAHVYPVRDGDRLYWILHLYSASDRYPLSQRWQVAGGIYSYFKRAATAVVDAGTGRVRLVAAPRPDALARTWMARVPAVYSPASALPLSLLAAIPPATDGAIAQLRTFARFGSRADGSQQRHFPDSALAGGEPAPFLVEQGATTRLAWSVALLSANDDVAGVATVTGGADQMVWWSPAAAGGQRWPTLLERLRAFSDSAQPAPADSGRREARVRLGRAEPLVTSRGLLLVQTVQLTRGDGRLVLARVLVTDGVAVGAGATLADALTMLGERVSGGLLPGSPAPVVDWEGTDDVAARWYDAMRHAMKQGNWSAFGAAFDSLGRALGRPPQ, encoded by the coding sequence ATGGGCGCCCGGGCTTGGCTGCTCATCGGTGCGGCCATTGCCGCCGTGCTCCTCCTTGTGGGGCGCACGGCCACGGCTTTGGTGGTTGATCATGCATGGTTCGCGTCGATCGGTGCACCGGCGCTGTTCTGGGAACAGGTGGTCGATACGCTGTTGCTGCAGGGGGGCGCATGGGTGGCGGGATCGCTGTTTGCCTTTGCGAATCTGCATGCCGTTCGGCAGACCATCCATGCCGTGGCCATTCCCTCACGGGTGGCGAATATCGAGCTGACGGCCATGGTCCCCGGCAAACGACTCCTGTCGGTGACCATTGTGTTGGCGCTGCTGGTTGGCGCGGTGCTGGCCGTGCCGCTCACCAACTGGGAAACGCTGGCACTGGTCCGCCACGGGCTGCCGTTCGGTGAAATTGAAGGGATCTTCGATCGCGATCTCGGCCACTACGTCTACTGGCTGCCATTCGAAGAAACGCTATATGTGTGGTCGCTGGTGAATGTGGTGTCGCTCACGGCCATGGTCCTGGTCCTGTACGCCCTCACCCGGTCCCTCCGCCTGGAAGGACGCCGACTGGCGGCCTCCAATCATGTGCGTCGGCATCTCAGTGTACTCGGCGCGCTGGTACTCCTGCTGCTGGCGTGGAGCTACCGACTGGACGGCTTCGACTTGCTCTTGCAGGGAAGCGGACCCGACGGACTGTTCCTGCGGGTCGATCACCGCGTCACCTTGCGCATGGATGCCGTCCTGTCGTACGGGTCGGCCATCGCCGCGCTGATCATTTTGCGAACCGGGTGGGCGGGACACTTGCGGGCGGCGTTCGTGACCCTGACGATCGTGCTCGTCGCGGCTGTTGGGCTACGGCATGTGGTGCCCGCGGTGTTGGCGCGCGGCGATCTTCTTGGGGACCCCGCGCGACGCGATGGGGATTATGTCGCGGCGCGCGCGCTGTACAGTCGCCGGGCGTTCGATGTGGACGCCATCCGCCTGGTGGCTGCAGACACGGGCGTGGCCGCGCCCGTGCCAACCAGGACCGCGACTCTCCCGCAGCGGACCAGCCTGTGGGATGCGCTGACGCTGGCGCAGGGGCTTGGAGAGGCGGCCTCAGGGGCGCCCCGCCCGGGAGTAGCACAGGGCAGCACGGCGGCCCCCTCTCTGGTCGATGCGGCGGCTCCCGGATGGGCGATGATAAACGGGCGACTGTCGGCGCTGCGCGTTCTTCGGCCACTGTCCGATGTGGAACCGTGGAAACTGTCAGTCGTGGACGCGACACACCCCGTGGTGCGCGACAGCACCGTGGCGCCGTGGGGTACCGCCGACGAAGACGCGCGTGGTCCGTGGCCGCTTGTCGGCCCGGGGGTCCAGGGCGCACGCTTGCTGGATGCCGCGGACGCTCCGGAGGTGCAGGGGGCGATGCTGGACACCCCGCAGGCGCGGCTCGCCCACGCCTGGGCCATGCGCGACCTGGCCCTGCTCAAAGCCGATTCGGTCAGCGGGGCGCCGTTGCTGGTGACCCATCGCGACGTGCGTGAACGCATTCGGCGACTGGCACCGGTGTTTGTGCAGGGGGCGCACGTGTATCCCGTCCGCGACGGGGATCGCCTCTACTGGATCCTGCATCTTTACAGCGCGTCAGATCGCTATCCGCTCAGCCAGCGATGGCAGGTGGCCGGCGGGATCTATTCGTACTTCAAGCGTGCCGCCACCGCGGTGGTAGACGCTGGCACCGGGCGGGTGCGCCTGGTGGCCGCGCCACGTCCCGATGCCCTCGCGCGCACCTGGATGGCCCGTGTGCCGGCGGTATACTCTCCAGCCTCAGCGCTTCCGCTCTCTCTTCTGGCCGCGATCCCCCCGGCAACCGACGGGGCGATCGCGCAACTGCGCACCTTTGCCCGCTTTGGCTCGCGGGCAGATGGCTCTCAGCAGCGCCATTTCCCGGACAGTGCGTTGGCGGGAGGAGAGCCGGCCCCGTTTCTCGTTGAGCAGGGAGCCACGACACGTCTGGCTTGGAGTGTCGCACTCCTGTCCGCGAATGACGACGTGGCGGGGGTGGCCACCGTCACCGGTGGCGCGGACCAGATGGTGTGGTGGAGCCCCGCTGCCGCAGGAGGGCAACGCTGGCCCACACTGCTGGAGCGCCTCCGGGCCTTTAGTGACAGTGCGCAGCCGGCGCCCGCCGACAGCGGCCGGCGTGAGGCGCGCGTACGTCTTGGACGCGCCGAACCTCTGGTCACGTCGCGCGGCCTGCTGCTCGTGCAGACCGTGCAGCTGACACGAGGTGATGGCCGGCTGGTCCTGGCGCGCGTGTTGGTAACCGATGGGGTGGCCGTGGGGGCGGGAGCGACGCTGGCCGACGCGCTGACGATGTTGGGGGAGCGTGTGTCGGGTGGCCTGCTCCCCGGCTCACCCGCCCCGGTGGTCGATTGGGAGGGCACCGATGATGTCGCCGCACGTTGGTACGACGCGATGCGACACGCGATGAAACAAGGAAACTGGAGCGCGTTCGGGGCGGCATTTGACAGCCTCGGACGGGCCTTGGGTAGACCGCCGCAGTGA
- a CDS encoding phosphomannomutase/phosphoglucomutase has protein sequence MSISQTIFRQYDVRGIVGTDLTDEVAYGLGRGYATLLAARGISGAVAVGRDNRPSGNALRDALVRGLTECGVDVVDVGVVPTPLLYWALHHEHVVGGIQITGSHNPPEYNGFKMCLGTASLHGADIQTLYQYIVAGQHPSGHGQVRHAEVIDRYVEDIATRIGRLTHADGRPMRIVYDCGNGAAALVAPQLFAALGVDGVGLFTESDGTFPNHHPDPTVPENLEDCIAAVKASDAELGVAFDGDADRIGVVDRNGRIIWGDHILILYARDVLARTGTGQPIIFDVKCSQALTDEIEKAGGTAVMWKTGHSLIKDKMKAMHAPIAGEMSGHMFFTEGFYGHDDALYAAARLLRIVADSGQRIDELLSDVPPFVSTPEIRIDTDEETKFAVMSKAVSHFAASYEVIDVDGVRVLFGDGWGLLRASNTQPVIVARYEARTPERLEEIRAVMEGWVREQGVSL, from the coding sequence ATGAGCATCAGTCAGACCATTTTCCGGCAGTACGACGTTCGCGGTATTGTGGGCACCGACCTGACCGACGAAGTCGCGTACGGGTTGGGGCGCGGCTACGCCACGTTGCTGGCTGCTCGCGGAATCTCCGGGGCGGTTGCCGTGGGTCGGGACAACCGCCCGAGCGGAAATGCGCTGCGTGATGCCCTCGTACGCGGGCTGACCGAATGTGGGGTGGATGTCGTGGATGTCGGGGTGGTGCCTACGCCGTTACTCTACTGGGCGTTGCACCACGAGCATGTCGTGGGGGGCATCCAGATCACGGGCTCCCACAACCCGCCGGAGTACAACGGGTTCAAGATGTGCCTGGGCACGGCATCCCTGCACGGGGCCGACATCCAGACGCTGTATCAGTACATCGTAGCCGGGCAGCATCCGTCGGGGCACGGGCAGGTCCGGCATGCGGAAGTCATTGATCGGTACGTCGAGGACATCGCCACGCGCATCGGTCGACTCACGCATGCAGATGGCCGTCCCATGCGCATCGTGTACGATTGCGGGAATGGGGCAGCCGCCCTCGTGGCGCCACAGCTGTTCGCCGCCCTGGGCGTTGACGGCGTTGGGCTGTTCACCGAGAGCGATGGCACGTTCCCCAACCATCATCCCGATCCAACCGTCCCCGAAAATCTCGAAGACTGCATTGCCGCGGTGAAGGCCAGCGACGCGGAGCTCGGGGTGGCGTTTGATGGCGACGCCGATCGCATTGGGGTCGTGGACAGGAACGGCCGCATCATTTGGGGAGACCATATCCTCATTCTCTACGCGCGCGATGTGCTGGCGCGGACGGGAACCGGGCAACCCATCATCTTCGACGTCAAATGTTCGCAGGCGTTGACCGACGAAATTGAGAAGGCGGGCGGCACAGCGGTGATGTGGAAGACGGGCCACTCGCTGATCAAGGACAAGATGAAGGCGATGCACGCCCCGATTGCCGGGGAAATGTCCGGGCATATGTTCTTCACCGAGGGGTTCTATGGGCACGATGACGCGCTGTACGCGGCGGCGCGGCTCTTGCGCATTGTTGCCGATAGCGGACAGCGGATCGACGAACTGCTGAGCGATGTCCCCCCGTTTGTGTCCACGCCGGAAATCCGGATCGATACGGATGAGGAGACCAAGTTTGCCGTCATGTCGAAAGCGGTGTCGCATTTTGCCGCGTCGTACGAGGTGATCGACGTGGACGGCGTGCGTGTCCTGTTCGGCGACGGGTGGGGGCTGTTGCGGGCCTCCAATACCCAGCCCGTGATTGTGGCGCGCTACGAAGCGCGGACACCGGAGCGGCTGGAGGAAATTCGCGCGGTCATGGAAGGCTGGGTGCGCGAACAGGGCGTGTCCCTCTGA
- a CDS encoding NADH-quinone oxidoreductase subunit N encodes MSELMSGGALLRALAPELLLSGGAMVMLLAAVWHPQSQQVGVAEGAERTSTLSRFGIVLCLLVGLVVVIAWGDGASGTADLRIAGDGFRWAIDLVILLGTMLALVLMEADQQRSSAFSPEVPVLVLLAAVGMMVLAAARDLMFVFLGIELMSLAVYVLAGVNRRSKRGAESAVKYFLLGAVASGFLLYGIALLYGATGSTRLVDIAQWVGAHPTLTPLFVMGAALLLVGFAFKVAAAPFHLWTPDVYDGAPLPIAAFMSATVKTAAFAVFARVMVEALGSAAARWHTGLWWLAVVTMVVGNVFALSQRNLVRLLAYSSIAHAGYLLVAIVVGGAPATTAIVFYMVSYTLATMGAFGVLVAINNGRDASPTVDDIAGLWLVRPWLASAMAVYLLAFLGMPLVGGMGFFAKWYVLQAALQASSPQTILAVVLVISSAISAAYYLMVISAMFMRPRPEGQPVPASAPTLRSLITITAVALLAFGLYPTPVVQLARQALTSNQVAPLIPAAPIPGGPRVQAAGYLFPDDRP; translated from the coding sequence ATGAGCGAGTTGATGTCTGGCGGCGCGCTGCTGCGCGCGCTTGCACCGGAGCTGCTGCTGTCGGGCGGTGCGATGGTGATGCTTCTGGCCGCCGTGTGGCACCCGCAAAGCCAGCAGGTCGGCGTGGCCGAAGGCGCCGAGCGCACCTCCACCCTGTCGCGATTCGGCATCGTCCTGTGTCTGCTCGTGGGGCTGGTAGTGGTCATCGCCTGGGGAGACGGCGCGTCCGGCACTGCCGACCTGCGCATCGCCGGCGATGGGTTCCGGTGGGCCATTGACCTGGTGATTCTGCTCGGAACGATGCTGGCGCTGGTGCTCATGGAGGCTGACCAGCAGCGCAGCAGCGCCTTCAGCCCGGAAGTTCCGGTGCTGGTGCTGCTGGCAGCCGTTGGCATGATGGTGCTGGCGGCGGCTCGAGATCTCATGTTCGTATTCCTCGGCATCGAACTCATGTCCCTCGCGGTCTACGTGCTGGCCGGAGTGAATCGGCGCAGCAAGCGGGGGGCAGAGTCGGCCGTCAAGTATTTCCTGCTTGGTGCCGTGGCCTCAGGATTCCTGCTGTACGGCATCGCACTGCTCTACGGTGCGACTGGGAGTACGCGACTGGTGGACATCGCGCAGTGGGTTGGCGCGCATCCCACGCTGACCCCGCTTTTTGTCATGGGGGCGGCCTTGCTGTTGGTCGGGTTTGCATTCAAAGTGGCGGCAGCCCCGTTTCATCTCTGGACGCCGGATGTATACGACGGGGCGCCGCTCCCCATCGCGGCGTTCATGTCGGCGACGGTGAAGACCGCCGCGTTTGCGGTGTTCGCCCGGGTCATGGTTGAGGCGCTGGGATCGGCCGCCGCCCGGTGGCACACCGGACTCTGGTGGCTGGCGGTCGTCACCATGGTCGTGGGCAACGTGTTCGCACTGTCGCAGCGCAACCTGGTGCGCCTGTTGGCCTATTCCAGCATCGCCCACGCGGGCTATTTGTTGGTCGCCATCGTCGTGGGTGGAGCGCCGGCCACCACGGCGATCGTGTTCTACATGGTGTCCTATACGCTCGCGACGATGGGCGCCTTCGGCGTGCTGGTGGCCATCAACAACGGTCGCGATGCCTCGCCGACGGTGGACGATATCGCCGGACTCTGGCTGGTACGTCCGTGGCTGGCGTCAGCGATGGCTGTCTACCTGCTCGCGTTTCTTGGCATGCCGCTGGTTGGTGGGATGGGCTTCTTTGCCAAGTGGTATGTGCTGCAGGCGGCGTTGCAGGCGTCCTCCCCGCAGACCATCCTGGCGGTGGTGCTGGTCATCAGCAGCGCCATCTCCGCCGCGTATTACCTGATGGTCATTTCGGCCATGTTCATGCGCCCGCGTCCGGAAGGACAACCGGTGCCGGCCAGCGCTCCCACGCTCCGCTCGCTGATCACCATCACGGCCGTCGCGTTGCTCGCCTTCGGGTTGTATCCCACCCCCGTGGTGCAGCTGGCACGACAGGCGTTGACCAGCAATCAGGTCGCGCCGCTCATCCCCGCCGCGCCAATTCCTGGCGGCCCGCGGGTGCAGGCCGCCGGGTACCTGTTTCCAGACGATCGGCCCTAG